In one window of Falco cherrug isolate bFalChe1 chromosome 12, bFalChe1.pri, whole genome shotgun sequence DNA:
- the LOC129737196 gene encoding uncharacterized protein LOC129737196 produces MQDGASGSMVEQAILSPPLLENHDMASWQNTVDKVAIVFGWDVTIHGHLQLGQALREAPARGGEVTYTEQRQPFIIRRSPERSGVGEKSRLPLLLRLICTTPGLPRAPRVVIIARCDLWQPWGCCQREVHGSEVTTSRFSNSALIHGLCSYHWAGHKSSPATCTQSWHSFSSCRGSSPSLGGFPANSWLGRTPLSSPRPPGSSRAFHVRSLSLALESKVRLGCESIGPTPRPLRMVGARLSSVSTCRGGTSSQKSRVTPITFTSVRSNAGGPFRQSYARRLLSHPTTPRHAFPVLFPLTSRPAIAAAFVFQAALWYIGIYLVYIYLVYRRGARIQLVMGECS; encoded by the exons ATGCAAGATGGAGCGAGCGGCTCGATGGTGGAACAAGCGATCCTATCTCCCCCTCTGCTGGAAAACCACGATATGGCCTCCTGGCAGAACACGG TGGACAAGGTGGCCattgtgtttggctgggacgtCACCATTCACGGCCATTTGCAGCTTGGTCAGGCCCTTCGGGAGGCACCAGCACGGGGAGGAgag GTGACTTACACAGAGCAGCGCCAGCCCTTTATCATCAGGCGTTCCCCAGAAAGGTCCGGAGTCGGAGAAAAAAGTCGGCTTCCCCTTCTGCTGCGTTTGATCTGTACAACACCAGGGCTGCCCCGTGCTCCCCGCGTGGTTATTATAGCCCGGTGCGATTTatggcagccctggggctgctgtcaAAGGGAG GTCCATGGCTCTGAAGTCACAACCTCCCGATTCTCCAACAGTGCTTTAATTCATGGCCTGTGTTCATACCACTGGGCGGGTCATAAATCCTCCCCAGCTACCTGCACACAAAGCTGGCATTCATTTTCATCATGCCGcggctccagccccagcttgGGGGGCTTCCCTGCCAACTCCTGGCTCGGCAGGACCCCGCTTTCTTCTCCGAGaccaccaggcagcagcagggcttttCATGTG cgCTCCTTAAGCTTGGCTCTGGAAAGTAAGGTCAGGTTAGGCTGTGAGAGCATCGGTCCCACTCCAAGGCCGTTAAGGATGGTTGGGGCAAGGCTTTCCTCAGTGTCCACGTGCAGGGGGGGAACGTCCAGCCAGAAGTCACGTGTCACACCCATCACCTTCACATCAGTGAGGAGCAATGCGGGAGGACCCTTCAGACAATCGTACGCACGCAGGTTGCTCTCGCATCCTACAACCCCCAGACATGCTTTCCCGGTCCTGTTTCCCCTAACCTCAAGGCCCGctattgctgcagcatttgttttccaggCAGCTCTTTGGTATATAGGTATATATTtggtatatatatatttggtaTATAGGAGGGGTGCCAGGATTCAGCTGGTGATGGGTGAGTGTAGCTGA